AAAGATACTCTTACTTATGATGAAGCCGCTACGTTACAAGCAAAACCATTAAAAAGATTGGCACCCGGGTCATGGATTTATGGAAATTTTGATACATGGATCGGTGATGAAGAGAAAAACAGAGCATGGGAACTTCTGTTTCAAACCAAAAGAGATTCGATGCATCATGCACAGGACACATTTGTTCAACATCAATTTTTACTTGCCGAGACCTCTGACTGGTTCTGGTGGTATGGATATGGACACTATACGGAATTTGCACAAGAGTTCGACACCCTTTTTCGAAGCCACCTTATGGCAATATACAAGCATCTTGGCATAAACCCTCCACAAGATATAAGGATTCCGATTGTTGGGGCACATTCGATGCAAGCAATTATCAATGAGCCTCGAGGATATATATATCCTATTATTGATGGAAAAGTCACCTCCTTTTTCGAATGGCTCGATAGCGGGTATCTGGATGAGAAATCTTCTACGATGCAGAGTAATTTTGTCATTCAAAAGCTTTTTTGGGGAGAAAATGAAAGCTCTATCTTTTTTAGGATGGATGGAGATGGTGTGGCACTACTTGATTGTCGATGCTTTTTTGATGAGGATGAAGTCCAAATCAAACGAGTAGCAAAAGATGAAATCATTGAAATTGAAATCGATAAAAAGAGTTGCCAAAAAAAGGAGTTTGAAGTCCGAATCGAGATATTCAAAGAAAAGAGACTTCTTCAAATTCTTCCATCGACCACAAGACTCTATATAAGGATTGATAATGACTATACCCGTTACTGGTTTGTATGAGGTGGATGTATGAGTCGTCTCTATTTTGGGCTGCATATGCATCAGCCTACGCAAAATTTGCCGGAAGCGGTAGAGAATGCAGTACAAAGGTGCTATAGACCTCTTTTTCAAATTCTGCGCAAATATCCCGAGTTTTGTTTTGCACTGCACTGCAGTGGATGGCTGTTTGAAGAGCTCAAAGAGCGTTACAGCGATGTGTTTGAGGATATTTTGTATCTCAGTGATCAAGGCAGTATCGAATTTTTCACCGGAGGATTTTATGAACCGGTACTTGCCAGTATTCCAAGAGAGGATCGTATAGTACAGATTGAAAAACTCAATCATTTTATTCAGAACCATTTTTCAAAAACACCAAAAGGACTTTGGTTAACAGAGAGAGTATGGGAGAGCTCCATCGCATCCGATTTTATAGATTGCGGTATTGAGTATGTGGTGGTGGATGATTACCATTTTCTAGCCAGCGGATTTGACAAAGAGGAGCTTGAAGGCTACTTTTTCAGTGAAGAGAATGGTCACAGGTTTACTCTTTTTCCTATATCACAAGATCTTCGCTATGCTATCCCTTTTTATCCTGTGGATGAGGCGTTGCAGACTATTGCTTCTTTTGAAAATGCCATTTTGTTTGATGATGCGGAGAAATTTGGTTTGTGGCCGAATACCTATGAGTGGGTCTATGAAAAAGGGTGGCTCGAATCGTTTATCCAAAAAATTTTACAAAGTGATATTGAAACCAAACATTTTGAATCGATGCTGAGACAAAAACCGAGGGGACTTGCCTATTTGGCAAATGTCTCCTATTATGAGATGGGAGAGTGGAGCCTGAAGGCTAAAGATATTCTTGAACTTGAGAAACTCAAAGAAAAAGTGGGCAAAGAGTACTTTGAAACGATCGGTATCAAATTTATACGGGGAGGTATCTGGAGAAACTTTTTTGTCAAATATGAAGAGTCGAACAGACTTCATAAACGAATGCTTGATATCTCAAAAAGGCAAAAAAGTGAATCTTTGTACAAACTCCAGACAAACGATGTCTACTGGCATGGTATTTTTGGAGGATTGTATCTGCCAAACTTAAGAGACAATGCTTACCGTTTTGTTGCCGAGTGTGAAAAAACCCTTGATGATCGGATGGATGTTGCTGATAAAGATATGGATGGGTATAAAGAGCTTGAGGTTAAACAAGAGAATTTTGTGTGGCGATTCTATGAAAAGTCGGGGGGTCAGATTATTGAAATATTGGATATCGATTCGGCTTTCAACTTTCAAAATACCTTAACAAGAAGATACGAAGCCTATCATGAAACAATTCTTCATCCAAAGAAACAGAAAGGTGAAAAAGGCATCACAACCATTCATGAAATGGCTCCAAAAATAGACGAAGAAGTCAGAAAAAATCTCTTTTTTGACTGGTATGTGAAAAATTCAGCCATTGATCATTTCAGTGATACATCCTTCAATATCCAAACGTTTTTACAAAACAGTTTCAAGGAGTATGGAGATTTCGCCAATCAGCCTTTTACATTAAAAGAGCCAACTACCTTTGAGCGTCAAGGAGGGCTCTATCTTGATCAAAAATATCCGGCATCCATGAAAAAAACATATTTTATCGCTGCAAATTGCTTGAAAATGTCCATCGATTTTCACTCAACGTATACAAAGGAGCTTTTCTATATCAATGAGTGGAATCTCCATTTTGCCCATTATGAGTCACTTCTCATCAATGCAAAATTCTGCTGTGACGAATTGGAATTCTACTCAAAAAAGCTTGAGATTGTTGATCCGTTTACGCAAAAAACGCTTCATTTCTCATTTGACGAAGCAGTACGGATTTATGTCGTACCGCTTTGTACCGTATCCCAAAGCGAAAAAGGTTTCGAACGCACTCAGCAAGGCATCAGTATCGCTTTTTCGTTTGCTTTTGCAAAAACATTCCGATGGGATTTACAACTATGTCTGAAATAAGATACGATCTACTCCATAACGAATATATTATCATTGCACCAGAGCGGCTCCATAGACCTATGCCTCAGCCAACATCTCCTTTGGATTCTGTGCAAAACTGCCCTTTTTGTCCGGGTAATGAGAAATTGACACCTCAAGAGATTTTCTCAATCAAAACAAATGGATCTTGGCGAACAAGAGTCATACCAAATCTGTATAAAGCGGTTCAGATAGAGACCCCTTATGAATCTAAAAGAGATGGTTTAAATGAGATGTGGGGCGGATATGGTGCCCATGAGATTGTCATCGATACGCCAAATCATTACGCAAATTTGCATACTTTAAGCCAAGAGGAGATTTTTTTGTGGCTTTCGACTTTACAAGAGCGTTATATCGATTTATGCAAGGATAAAAAGTTGATAACTGTACAGATATTTAAAAATCATGGGCTCAGGGCGGGAGCCACCCAACCCCATCCACATACACAAATTATCGCTTTGCCGCTCATGACAAAAACGCATCTCGCTCTTTTTGAGCACTGCCAAAGGTATTATCATCATCACGGAAGATCCTTGCATGAAGATATTGTTGCTTTTGAGCAAAAT
This region of Nitratiruptor sp. YY08-10 genomic DNA includes:
- a CDS encoding alpha-amylase/4-alpha-glucanotransferase domain-containing protein, with protein sequence MSRLYFGLHMHQPTQNLPEAVENAVQRCYRPLFQILRKYPEFCFALHCSGWLFEELKERYSDVFEDILYLSDQGSIEFFTGGFYEPVLASIPREDRIVQIEKLNHFIQNHFSKTPKGLWLTERVWESSIASDFIDCGIEYVVVDDYHFLASGFDKEELEGYFFSEENGHRFTLFPISQDLRYAIPFYPVDEALQTIASFENAILFDDAEKFGLWPNTYEWVYEKGWLESFIQKILQSDIETKHFESMLRQKPRGLAYLANVSYYEMGEWSLKAKDILELEKLKEKVGKEYFETIGIKFIRGGIWRNFFVKYEESNRLHKRMLDISKRQKSESLYKLQTNDVYWHGIFGGLYLPNLRDNAYRFVAECEKTLDDRMDVADKDMDGYKELEVKQENFVWRFYEKSGGQIIEILDIDSAFNFQNTLTRRYEAYHETILHPKKQKGEKGITTIHEMAPKIDEEVRKNLFFDWYVKNSAIDHFSDTSFNIQTFLQNSFKEYGDFANQPFTLKEPTTFERQGGLYLDQKYPASMKKTYFIAANCLKMSIDFHSTYTKELFYINEWNLHFAHYESLLINAKFCCDELEFYSKKLEIVDPFTQKTLHFSFDEAVRIYVVPLCTVSQSEKGFERTQQGISIAFSFAFAKTFRWDLQLCLK
- a CDS encoding DUF4931 domain-containing protein, yielding MSEIRYDLLHNEYIIIAPERLHRPMPQPTSPLDSVQNCPFCPGNEKLTPQEIFSIKTNGSWRTRVIPNLYKAVQIETPYESKRDGLNEMWGGYGAHEIVIDTPNHYANLHTLSQEEIFLWLSTLQERYIDLCKDKKLITVQIFKNHGLRAGATQPHPHTQIIALPLMTKTHLALFEHCQRYYHHHGRSLHEDIVAFEQNGQRSLKESEHFFTYTPYASSFAFETAIIAKNVRFGECSNMQLQELAEHIRLLFFALSRELGDFPFNLLFYLPPLNENFENSSFFHEVNNIFRFYVRVTPRMYTLAGFEMATGSMINPVVPEMAAQLLRRWYETGS